In Candidatus Defluviibacterium haderslevense, the following are encoded in one genomic region:
- a CDS encoding relaxase/mobilization nuclease domain-containing protein, producing MNYILKPEKNEKAEPILKHNLRSRSAIGWTKEFESNDALRLYKRSDNIKLNHTILSFSNKDMEHIPKDLLKDISKKFIELRGKDNLYLASSHHDKDHIHLHILMSATKYMTGESNRISKMEFRELKLALDAYQKEKYPVLIHSLPAHGKLNNIHSQNISYPFKDSEKTLSQKQQISEKIEEIYGKVNSSQEFLSQLKFKGLEPYYRGGSVYGVEDQGRHYRFKTLGFDINNLDELDKKQSKEESVLQELSDLRESKNLEKELEDERSIEIENDKETEDNSEDDEYDGLGI from the coding sequence GTGAACTATATCCTAAAGCCAGAAAAGAATGAAAAGGCTGAACCAATTTTAAAACATAACCTTCGATCACGCTCCGCTATTGGTTGGACAAAGGAATTTGAATCAAATGATGCTCTGCGGCTATACAAGAGAAGTGATAATATTAAACTTAACCATACAATATTATCATTCTCAAATAAAGATATGGAACATATCCCTAAAGATCTTTTAAAGGATATCTCTAAAAAATTTATAGAACTTAGAGGCAAAGACAATTTATATCTAGCTTCATCACACCATGATAAGGACCATATTCATTTACATATATTAATGTCTGCGACAAAGTATATGACTGGAGAATCCAATAGAATCTCAAAAATGGAATTCCGTGAACTCAAGCTTGCTTTAGATGCCTATCAAAAAGAAAAATATCCAGTGTTAATCCATAGCTTGCCAGCACATGGTAAATTGAACAATATCCATTCCCAAAATATTTCTTATCCATTTAAAGATTCTGAAAAGACATTGTCTCAAAAACAGCAAATTTCAGAGAAAATTGAAGAAATCTATGGAAAGGTCAATTCAAGTCAAGAATTCCTTTCTCAGCTCAAATTTAAGGGTTTAGAGCCCTATTATAGAGGTGGTTCAGTGTATGGAGTTGAGGATCAAGGAAGGCACTACAGATTTAAGACTTTGGGGTTTGACATTAACAACCTGGATGAATTAGACAAGAAACAAAGTAAGGAGGAATCTGTATTACAAGAGCTTAGCGATCTTCGTGAATCCAAAAATTTAGAAAAAGAGCTTGAAGATGAACGAAGTATTGAAATTGAGAATGATAAGGAAACTGAGGATAATTCCGAAGATGATGAATATGATGGATTAGGAATTTAA
- a CDS encoding T9SS type A sorting domain-containing protein, whose translation MSQNKYDYTWTFGKNSGNNNLNRIFFSDTGIIRIDSVVSNFDIEGDKTFICNRNGDPVVLFTNCSVLDINLDTLKGNHTLRNNRQLSWCYDPLHYSYPFDQTMLILPDVQRKNFYPILLIDVGPISFELDSLKSPFYGSLFSMELDLITNHLNNNWNQVHYDTFAPGHLTACLQDNGKDWWIIVPLDASVCYLIYEYTSAGLNIVGRTCVGNKIYGEFDFVNSTTFSPDRTKYARYCPRYGVQLFDFDSKTGAINRPKYFHEEGGRQPFGGICFSPDSKLLYVFSIDSLYQYDLTSDHVESSGILIDTLDRSTGKTNISAFNSGRIGPDGRIYIGGFAGGHYLSVINNPNCRGKKCELIQQAVRLPGNHDYTMTYAPYFYDFKGVRECKETNSVDSKEENLKVFEKRGDLIYYNFKDKSGWISIYSINGKLIKTMKNVSPSGVINIEDYTPGAYLIQVNWGSSHYEYKLVKN comes from the coding sequence TTGAGCCAAAATAAATATGACTATACTTGGACTTTTGGTAAGAATTCCGGTAATAATAACTTGAACCGAATATTTTTTTCTGATACTGGAATTATTAGAATAGATAGTGTAGTTAGTAATTTTGATATCGAAGGAGATAAAACATTTATATGTAATCGAAATGGAGATCCCGTTGTATTATTCACGAATTGTTCTGTATTAGATATTAATCTTGATACTTTAAAAGGGAATCATACTTTAAGAAATAATAGACAATTGTCTTGGTGCTATGATCCTTTGCACTATTCCTACCCATTTGATCAAACTATGCTGATTTTACCTGATGTTCAAAGAAAAAATTTTTATCCAATTTTATTAATAGATGTCGGACCAATTTCGTTTGAACTAGATTCATTAAAGTCCCCATTTTATGGTTCATTATTTTCTATGGAATTGGATCTAATAACAAACCATTTAAACAATAATTGGAACCAAGTTCATTATGATACATTTGCTCCAGGCCATCTTACAGCATGCCTACAAGATAACGGTAAAGATTGGTGGATTATAGTTCCACTAGACGCAAGTGTTTGTTATTTAATATATGAATATACCTCGGCTGGATTGAATATCGTTGGAAGAACATGTGTTGGTAATAAAATTTATGGCGAGTTTGATTTCGTTAACTCCACAACATTTAGTCCAGACCGAACAAAGTATGCTCGATATTGTCCTAGGTATGGCGTTCAACTGTTTGATTTTGATTCAAAAACGGGAGCCATTAACAGACCAAAGTATTTCCATGAAGAAGGAGGTCGTCAGCCATTTGGTGGAATTTGCTTTTCTCCCGACTCTAAATTATTATATGTATTCTCAATAGATTCTTTATACCAATATGATCTTACCTCTGATCATGTAGAAAGTTCAGGAATATTAATTGATACATTGGACCGAAGTACCGGGAAAACAAATATTTCAGCATTTAATTCTGGACGCATAGGTCCAGATGGTAGAATTTACATAGGTGGATTTGCAGGAGGCCATTACCTCAGCGTAATTAATAATCCCAACTGTAGAGGAAAGAAATGCGAACTTATTCAACAAGCTGTTCGATTACCTGGCAATCATGATTATACTATGACGTATGCTCCTTATTTCTATGATTTCAAAGGAGTAAGAGAATGTAAAGAAACGAATTCAGTTGACTCAAAGGAGGAAAACTTAAAGGTTTTCGAGAAGAGAGGTGATTTAATTTATTATAATTTTAAAGACAAGTCAGGGTGGATATCAATTTATTCTATAAATGGCAAGTTAATTAAAACAATGAAAAATGTCTCACCAAGTGGTGTCATAAACATTGAGGATTATACACCTGGTGCATATTTAATTCAGGTGAATTGGGGATCTTCTCACTATGAATATAAACTGGTCAAGAATTAA
- a CDS encoding type IV secretory system conjugative DNA transfer family protein gives MIKIIGVIFEVIYWLCTEIATGLFDFISSLAKMSRKTEFNADFISVDKVLQNSDTGFCLDGENCLSISESYKNEIILGGSGSGKSSTVLINSALFMAKGNSSLIFNDPSHEIKILVSGALQSYGYTIKVIDYSNEASECFNPLQRCKTISDIQKLASLLVRNALGEAKDPFWNKSAESLLSLFIRYLIFYGEPENRNLYNVLQLINVFAGTPEKIDKLIVKTRDDKLLSEYKAFVAYGDKTLMSIVATAKASLSLFADETIAKITSIDTIDFAEFRTKKIALFINNSIPTMQYYSGISSLFFQQFMNEILIRIPSKHDNNIFFLLDEAGSMYLPSLSTIISNIRKYNSGILLIYQDYHILEHIYGSYEAKNISANCYAKVYLPGQPIETCKMLEMTLGKFKYEDENEVRHTRQLMTSDEIRMSDKAIILIGNKPPIHAKLYPYYKNKKLKLLTEIPPYLPNNILPFDIPPLIQFADEKKG, from the coding sequence ATGATAAAAATAATAGGTGTAATATTTGAAGTCATTTATTGGCTTTGTACTGAAATAGCAACAGGACTGTTTGATTTTATTTCATCACTTGCAAAAATGAGTCGGAAAACGGAATTCAATGCTGACTTTATTAGTGTAGATAAAGTCTTGCAAAATTCAGATACTGGTTTTTGTCTTGATGGTGAAAATTGTTTATCAATATCAGAGAGTTATAAAAATGAAATTATTTTAGGTGGAAGCGGTTCAGGCAAAAGCTCTACTGTACTTATCAATAGCGCACTATTCATGGCTAAAGGAAATTCATCACTCATTTTTAATGATCCATCTCATGAAATCAAAATACTTGTAAGTGGTGCATTACAAAGTTATGGATATACCATTAAAGTAATAGACTATAGCAATGAAGCGTCAGAGTGTTTTAACCCACTTCAAAGATGTAAAACAATTTCGGATATTCAAAAATTAGCATCACTGCTAGTTCGCAATGCCCTTGGAGAAGCAAAAGATCCGTTTTGGAACAAGTCAGCTGAATCTCTTTTGTCTCTATTCATCCGATATTTAATATTCTACGGTGAACCTGAGAATAGAAACTTATACAATGTCCTTCAACTTATTAATGTATTCGCTGGCACTCCTGAGAAAATAGATAAACTCATAGTAAAGACTAGAGATGATAAATTGCTATCAGAATACAAAGCATTTGTAGCTTATGGCGACAAGACCCTAATGTCTATTGTTGCTACAGCCAAAGCTTCACTTTCACTTTTTGCAGATGAAACAATAGCTAAGATTACATCAATTGATACAATTGATTTTGCAGAATTCCGCACTAAAAAGATTGCCCTATTTATAAACAACTCCATTCCAACCATGCAATATTATAGCGGAATATCATCACTCTTTTTCCAGCAATTTATGAATGAAATATTAATTAGAATTCCTAGTAAGCATGATAATAATATTTTCTTTCTTTTAGATGAAGCTGGATCGATGTATTTGCCTTCACTATCAACCATAATTTCTAATATCCGTAAATACAATAGTGGAATACTTTTGATATATCAGGACTACCATATTCTAGAACATATTTATGGCTCATATGAAGCCAAGAATATTTCAGCAAATTGTTATGCAAAAGTATATTTACCAGGTCAACCGATTGAGACATGCAAAATGTTAGAAATGACACTAGGTAAATTTAAATATGAGGATGAAAATGAAGTTAGGCATACTCGTCAATTAATGACCTCAGATGAAATACGAATGAGCGATAAAGCCATTATTCTAATTGGCAACAAACCACCAATTCATGCAAAATTGTATCCATATTATAAAAACAAAAAGTTGAAATTGCTAACTGAAATTCCTCCATATCTTCCAAACAATATACTTCCTTTTGATATACCTCCTTTAATTCAATTTGCAGATGAAAAGAAAGGTTAA
- a CDS encoding T9SS type A sorting domain-containing protein — protein MKVLLAIFIWSIFTLIGVGQNKYDYTWTFGTNIGSNKNLNRIYFSDTGIVKIDSLQSNFNIFGDKTFICNQDGDPIVLFTNCSILDSQLDTMYGNYTLKSNRRNYWCFDPIDYYYPYDQSMIILPDNHKKNIFPILLMDIASIERDQDSLKALDYGILYSMEMNLTNTISKRLVNNWNQVHFDTFAPGHLTACLQDNGKDWWIIVPLDASVCYLIYEYTSAGLNILGRTCVGSKIYGYSDGISSTSFSPDRTKYARYCPEYGIQLFDFDSKTGAINRPKYFHEEGGRQPFGGICFSPDSKLLYVFSIDSLYQYDLTSDHVESSGILIDTLDRSTGKTNISAFNSGRIGPDGRIYIGGLAGGQYLSVINNPNCRGKKCELIQQAVRLPGNHDYTMTYAPNFYDFKGVRECKETNSVDLNNENFEVFEKRGDFIYYNFKDKSGWISIYSINGKLIKTMKNVSPSGVISIEDFTPGAYLIQANWGTFHYEYKLVKN, from the coding sequence ATGAAAGTACTTTTAGCAATATTTATTTGGTCCATATTTACATTAATTGGGGTTGGTCAGAATAAATATGACTATACTTGGACCTTTGGAACGAATATTGGGAGTAATAAGAATTTAAATCGTATATATTTTTCGGATACTGGAATAGTCAAAATTGATAGTTTGCAGAGTAATTTCAACATTTTTGGCGATAAAACTTTTATATGTAATCAAGATGGAGACCCCATAGTATTATTTACTAATTGTTCTATTTTGGATAGTCAGCTTGATACCATGTATGGTAATTATACACTTAAGTCAAACAGACGAAATTATTGGTGTTTTGATCCTATAGACTATTATTACCCATATGATCAGTCCATGATTATATTGCCTGACAATCATAAAAAAAACATTTTTCCAATTTTATTAATGGATATAGCTTCTATAGAACGAGATCAAGATTCACTTAAAGCTCTAGATTACGGAATATTATATTCAATGGAAATGAATCTTACAAATACAATTAGCAAAAGGTTAGTCAATAATTGGAACCAAGTTCATTTTGATACATTTGCTCCAGGCCATCTTACAGCATGCCTACAAGATAACGGTAAAGATTGGTGGATTATAGTTCCTCTAGACGCAAGCGTTTGTTATTTAATATATGAATATACCTCAGCGGGATTGAATATTTTAGGAAGAACATGTGTTGGATCTAAAATTTATGGTTATTCTGATGGAATAAGTTCAACTTCTTTTAGTCCCGATCGTACTAAATATGCTCGTTACTGTCCTGAATATGGAATTCAACTGTTTGATTTTGATTCTAAAACTGGAGCCATTAACAGACCAAAGTATTTCCATGAAGAAGGAGGTCGTCAGCCATTTGGTGGAATTTGCTTTTCTCCCGACTCTAAATTATTATATGTATTCTCAATAGATTCTTTATACCAATATGATCTTACTTCTGATCATGTAGAAAGCTCAGGAATATTAATTGATACATTGGACCGAAGTACCGGGAAAACAAATATTTCAGCATTTAATTCTGGACGTATAGGTCCAGATGGTAGAATTTACATAGGTGGATTAGCAGGAGGCCAATACCTCAGCGTAATTAATAATCCCAACTGTAGAGGAAAGAAATGCGAACTTATTCAACAAGCTGTTCGATTGCCTGGCAATCATGATTATACAATGACTTATGCTCCTAATTTCTACGATTTTAAAGGTGTAAGAGAATGTAAAGAAACTAATTCAGTTGACTTAAACAATGAAAACTTTGAGGTTTTCGAGAAGAGAGGTGATTTTATTTATTATAATTTTAAAGACAAGTCAGGGTGGATATCTATTTATTCTATAAATGGCAAGTTAATTAAAACAATGAAAAATGTCTCACCAAGTGGAGTTATAAGCATAGAAGACTTTACACCAGGTGCATATTTAATTCAGGCTAATTGGGGGACTTTTCACTATGAATATAAACTTGTTAAGAATTAG
- a CDS encoding tetratricopeptide repeat protein, whose amino-acid sequence MKFLQLLFTFSIITQNLFILKAQEAGKEKYYKLVQILPSTNFSLNKLLTVGKSSTDIPLTIPRNTVKWVYTLSSDKIEQKTQSNLLVEMSKLFSKGIYSGFVKSLTAPSGVIVCNINIMDGGYLSVGSRSMLTSGIVEVIPNFSNQIITLENPNFNESIKVQIEAVAIVFDKEQYNKDQLDDGIKSLSNALSDISEASKKAKEEKQKKEIADSKSYFELAQLKMEKEDYKSAINIYLELAKSTKYYDYIAYQGLGTAYRYIGEYDKAISAYQKSIKENKDNELYKTRVYSGMGLTYLLNNDENNANKFYAEAISHCKGENALIEKKAMILAIEKARLKNTLIAGSDDIIQLLSK is encoded by the coding sequence ATGAAATTTTTACAATTATTATTTACATTTTCCATCATTACCCAAAACCTATTTATACTAAAAGCTCAGGAAGCTGGAAAGGAAAAATATTATAAATTGGTTCAAATCTTACCTTCTACTAATTTTAGTTTAAATAAACTTTTGACAGTTGGCAAAAGTTCAACTGATATTCCTCTTACAATTCCAAGAAATACTGTAAAGTGGGTTTATACTCTTAGTTCTGACAAAATTGAACAAAAGACACAATCAAATTTACTTGTTGAAATGTCGAAATTATTTTCAAAAGGCATTTATTCCGGATTTGTAAAATCCCTTACGGCACCATCTGGTGTCATTGTCTGTAATATAAACATAATGGATGGAGGTTATCTTTCAGTCGGTTCCAGATCCATGTTGACTTCTGGAATTGTTGAAGTTATTCCGAATTTTTCAAATCAAATTATCACTTTGGAAAATCCAAATTTTAATGAATCTATTAAAGTCCAAATAGAGGCAGTTGCAATTGTCTTTGATAAGGAACAGTACAATAAAGATCAATTAGACGATGGGATAAAATCTTTATCTAATGCATTGTCAGATATTTCGGAAGCTTCAAAAAAGGCAAAGGAAGAGAAACAAAAAAAAGAGATAGCTGATTCAAAAAGCTATTTCGAACTTGCACAATTAAAAATGGAAAAGGAAGACTATAAGTCCGCAATAAATATTTACCTTGAATTAGCAAAAAGTACTAAATATTATGATTATATTGCATATCAGGGTCTAGGAACTGCATATCGGTATATTGGTGAATATGATAAGGCAATTAGTGCTTATCAAAAATCAATCAAGGAAAATAAAGACAATGAACTATATAAAACTAGAGTCTATAGTGGAATGGGATTAACTTATTTATTAAATAATGATGAAAATAATGCAAATAAATTTTATGCTGAGGCTATTAGTCATTGTAAAGGTGAAAATGCCTTAATTGAGAAAAAAGCAATGATTTTGGCAATTGAAAAAGCAAGATTAAAAAATACTCTTATCGCAGGTTCTGATGATATTATTCAGTTGTTAAGTAAGTAA
- a CDS encoding FRG domain-containing protein produces the protein MSEINSKLIKTSALAYVKQTLKNEIENFPICYLKVSNNLSSQKKPYVKELPLTNEECLDFKNAENYFNKNCDYLNDYLVNVVRLEGRSRYEVYIFEKKVKVDKKIKSIEIKSLADYIKKINSKSLTCGHYVFRGVTDSKNYKLIPAIGRVDKEILDSSNYEKEIIDRFKLRSRSGINLCPNNDWEWLALAQHHGLPTRLLDWTSSPLIALYFATMPKLNNQGIILPKDKNGTAVYAWHTCNNIDIEKIKNPYEYDSCGLFYPPSISNRISGQFGLFSIHTNPFIPFEELLNETDDQLLKFTLSKKVSERVLRELYFSGIRHESIFPDLDGFSYDLKVKYNLAECHIKN, from the coding sequence ATGTCAGAAATCAACAGTAAATTAATTAAGACTTCCGCTCTTGCTTATGTTAAACAAACACTAAAGAACGAAATAGAGAATTTTCCAATTTGTTATTTAAAAGTATCTAATAATTTGTCTAGTCAAAAAAAACCTTACGTTAAGGAATTGCCTTTAACAAATGAAGAATGCTTAGATTTTAAAAATGCTGAAAATTATTTCAATAAAAATTGTGATTATCTTAATGATTATTTAGTTAATGTTGTTAGATTAGAAGGGAGAAGTAGATATGAGGTGTATATATTTGAAAAGAAAGTTAAAGTAGATAAGAAAATAAAATCTATAGAAATTAAATCGCTCGCTGATTATATTAAAAAGATTAATTCTAAGAGCTTAACTTGTGGACATTATGTTTTTCGAGGAGTCACGGATTCTAAAAATTACAAACTAATTCCAGCAATTGGAAGAGTAGATAAGGAGATTTTAGACTCATCTAATTATGAGAAAGAAATAATTGATAGATTCAAATTACGAAGTAGATCAGGAATAAATTTGTGTCCCAATAATGATTGGGAGTGGTTAGCCTTGGCTCAACATCATGGACTGCCAACTAGATTGCTTGACTGGACATCAAGTCCTTTAATTGCTCTTTATTTTGCTACGATGCCAAAGTTAAATAATCAAGGAATTATTTTACCAAAAGATAAGAATGGCACTGCGGTTTATGCATGGCATACCTGTAATAATATTGACATAGAGAAGATTAAGAATCCCTATGAATATGATTCTTGCGGATTGTTTTATCCACCAAGTATATCAAATAGAATTTCAGGCCAATTTGGTTTATTTTCAATACATACGAACCCATTTATACCATTTGAAGAATTATTAAATGAAACAGATGACCAATTATTAAAATTTACTCTTTCTAAGAAAGTGTCTGAGAGAGTATTGCGAGAGCTATATTTTTCAGGAATTAGGCATGAGAGTATTTTTCCTGACTTAGATGGATTCAGTTATGATTTAAAGGTTAAATACAATTTGGCGGAATGTCATATAAAAAACTAA
- a CDS encoding site-specific integrase, giving the protein MALSVKVELDKRNIKSDGRYPLKLLIVVKRSSIRLSLNQSLLEKDWNAKLQCVKNSCTDFDHINRYNNWLLKEKSKYLTKLLALKEEGVLENMSIGDIKIRLLDVRTELMTLEYFKNIINELEKAKRFGNARVYDLTYRSISNFINGKDFPLKQITFTWLKKYEAWYLSKGNSLNGLSVNLRTLRALLNLAIKQKRLSAENYPFKEYTIKGQETRKRAITREDLIKILQFQPQTQRQTRAKDYFLISFYLMGASFVDIAMLKGNNIIQDRIEYKRQKTGKLHSIPLSKPLNEIIDKYRNGKTENEFILNVVKSSDPKIQLKQISDELRRYNKSLKEIGKICEIESSISSYVARHSYATSAKKLGVPISVISESLGHATEKTTQIYLDSFENDVVDKYHELVIDL; this is encoded by the coding sequence ATGGCTTTATCAGTCAAAGTAGAATTAGACAAGCGAAATATTAAGAGTGATGGTAGATATCCATTAAAGCTATTGATTGTGGTGAAAAGAAGTTCTATTCGTTTATCTTTAAATCAAAGTCTCTTAGAAAAGGATTGGAACGCAAAGCTCCAATGTGTAAAAAACTCTTGTACAGACTTTGATCACATTAACCGATATAATAATTGGCTCCTAAAGGAAAAAAGTAAATATTTAACCAAGTTGTTAGCATTGAAAGAAGAAGGTGTGTTGGAAAATATGTCAATAGGGGATATTAAAATTAGATTATTAGATGTCAGAACTGAATTAATGACCTTAGAGTATTTTAAAAATATCATTAATGAATTAGAAAAAGCCAAGAGATTTGGCAATGCAAGAGTCTATGATTTAACTTATAGAAGTATCTCAAATTTTATTAATGGCAAAGATTTTCCGCTCAAGCAAATAACCTTTACTTGGCTTAAAAAATATGAAGCATGGTATTTATCAAAAGGAAATAGTTTAAATGGTCTAAGTGTCAATTTAAGAACCCTAAGAGCATTGCTTAATTTAGCAATCAAGCAAAAGAGATTGTCAGCTGAGAATTATCCGTTTAAGGAATATACCATTAAAGGACAAGAAACTCGGAAAAGAGCTATAACTAGAGAAGATTTAATTAAAATACTACAATTCCAACCTCAAACTCAGAGGCAAACTAGAGCAAAAGACTATTTTTTAATTAGTTTCTATTTGATGGGAGCTTCCTTTGTTGATATAGCCATGCTGAAAGGAAATAACATTATTCAAGACAGGATTGAATATAAAAGACAAAAGACTGGAAAACTTCATTCTATACCACTTTCAAAACCACTTAATGAGATTATAGACAAATATAGAAATGGAAAGACAGAGAACGAATTTATATTGAATGTTGTAAAGTCATCTGATCCAAAAATTCAACTTAAACAAATAAGTGATGAACTTAGACGATATAATAAAAGCCTAAAAGAAATAGGAAAAATATGTGAAATTGAATCTTCGATCTCAAGTTATGTAGCAAGGCATTCATATGCAACAAGTGCTAAAAAGCTTGGAGTGCCTATTTCAGTAATAAGTGAATCACTTGGTCATGCAACAGAGAAAACCACTCAAATTTATTTGGATTCCTTTGAAAACGATGTAGTTGATAAATATCATGAATTGGTAATTGACCTATAA
- a CDS encoding DNA alkylation repair protein — protein MDHLFNSIKLQFEAKANAVRAGQMKAYMKDRFEYYGVMAPDRKEIVKQVFDQWAWQGDQAFKDFFEQCWSSDFREFNYVALDVARKYLRRMNSSWVSFYEPYIARDSWWDTVDFLSPSIIGLLVIKEPDTQIQLMRKWIASDNMWYRRSALIMQLKYAKSTNFDILKSMISDQSTSKEFFIQKAAGWALRQHSRVDPIGVSSFIFKYQLPPLTKREGMRLILKEEGKW, from the coding sequence ATGGACCATTTGTTCAATAGTATAAAGCTTCAATTTGAAGCTAAAGCCAATGCCGTTAGGGCAGGGCAGATGAAAGCATATATGAAGGATCGATTTGAATACTATGGTGTTATGGCCCCAGATCGAAAAGAAATCGTGAAACAAGTATTTGATCAATGGGCCTGGCAGGGAGATCAGGCATTTAAAGATTTTTTTGAGCAATGTTGGAGTTCTGATTTTCGTGAGTTCAATTATGTGGCTCTTGATGTAGCTCGTAAATACCTCAGGCGTATGAATTCCTCTTGGGTTAGTTTTTATGAGCCCTATATAGCCCGGGATTCTTGGTGGGACACGGTTGATTTTTTATCACCAAGTATTATAGGCTTATTGGTCATAAAAGAACCTGATACCCAAATTCAACTCATGAGAAAATGGATAGCCTCTGATAACATGTGGTATCGTCGTTCAGCCCTAATTATGCAATTGAAGTATGCCAAATCAACGAATTTCGATATTTTAAAATCGATGATTTCGGATCAATCCACCAGCAAAGAATTTTTTATCCAAAAAGCCGCCGGCTGGGCATTGAGGCAACATTCTAGAGTAGATCCAATAGGAGTTAGTTCATTTATTTTTAAATATCAATTACCGCCCTTGACAAAGCGCGAAGGGATGAGGTTGATATTGAAAGAAGAGGGGAAATGGTGA
- a CDS encoding Fic family protein, giving the protein MNVTSFKAGKNVQRYQYKSFEPNIVDMPWQIDNAELNMLLSIANIKMGELNAYSQLIPDVDFFIKMHVLKEGTKSSRIEGTQTNIDEAIQKAEYIKDDKKEDWQEVQNYVQAMNHAIENLEKLPLSNRLLKETHSILLQGVRGTHKLPGEFRQSQNWIGGSSLIDATFIPPHQDSVADLMADLERFLHNDNTPVPHLIKIGIAHYQFETIHPFLDGNGRIGRLLITLYLVSNHLLHKPTLYLSDFFERNKSLYYENLNRVRNHNDLTQWLKYFLEGVRSTSENAIQTFKHIIQIRTEVEHKIISLGKKQALAKSFLQFLYGKPITDANDVAKDLNINISTALRLIEDFIKLEILIEVTGFKRNRIFAFDDYIKLFRS; this is encoded by the coding sequence ATGAATGTCACCAGTTTTAAAGCAGGAAAAAACGTACAACGATATCAATATAAGAGTTTTGAACCCAATATAGTTGATATGCCTTGGCAAATTGACAATGCTGAACTAAATATGCTGCTAAGCATAGCCAATATCAAAATGGGCGAACTCAATGCATATTCACAACTGATACCCGATGTTGATTTTTTTATCAAAATGCATGTTTTAAAAGAGGGTACCAAAAGTAGCCGGATTGAAGGAACACAAACCAATATAGACGAAGCCATACAAAAAGCTGAATACATAAAAGACGATAAAAAGGAAGATTGGCAAGAAGTTCAAAACTATGTGCAAGCTATGAATCATGCTATCGAAAATTTGGAAAAATTACCCCTGAGCAATCGATTATTAAAAGAAACACATTCAATTCTGCTGCAAGGCGTAAGGGGTACACATAAGTTGCCGGGTGAATTTCGCCAAAGTCAGAACTGGATAGGTGGTAGCAGCTTAATAGATGCGACATTTATACCTCCTCACCAAGACAGTGTAGCTGATTTAATGGCAGATTTAGAAAGATTTTTACACAATGATAACACTCCTGTTCCGCATTTAATAAAGATAGGTATTGCCCATTACCAATTTGAAACCATTCACCCGTTCCTAGATGGTAATGGTCGGATTGGACGTTTACTGATTACATTGTATTTGGTCAGTAATCATTTGCTACACAAACCAACACTATATTTATCTGATTTTTTTGAACGAAACAAATCGCTGTATTATGAAAATCTAAACAGAGTACGAAACCACAATGATTTAACACAATGGCTGAAATACTTTTTAGAAGGTGTTCGTAGTACTTCAGAAAACGCTATCCAGACATTTAAACATATCATACAAATCAGAACAGAAGTAGAACACAAAATTATTTCTTTAGGAAAAAAGCAAGCATTGGCAAAATCATTTTTGCAGTTTTTATATGGAAAACCCATTACTGATGCCAATGATGTAGCGAAAGATTTAAACATCAATATATCAACCGCTTTAAGATTGATAGAAGATTTTATTAAGTTGGAAATACTAATAGAAGTTACTGGGTTTAAACGCAATCGAATTTTTGCATTCGACGATTATATTAAACTTTTCAGATCGTGA